From the genome of Athalia rosae chromosome 3, iyAthRosa1.1, whole genome shotgun sequence:
ACGCCGGAGCAATTCCAGCGCCTCTGGCCTACGCCGCGGCTCCGGCTTACGCTCACGCCGCCCCCGTGGCCTACGCCGCCCCCATCGCGAAGACCGTCGTGACCAAGACCGTCGACGCCGACTACGACCCCCATCCCCAGTACAGCTACGCCTACGACGTCCAGGACTCGATCACCGGCGACAACAAGCAACAGCACGAAACCCGCGACGGTGACGTGGTGCAGGGTAGCTACTCCCTCGTCGAAGCCGACGGAAGTCGTCGTACCGTCGACTACACCGCCGATCCCGTCAACGGATTCAACGCCGTCGTCCACAAGGAACCCGCCGGTGTAGCGATCAAAACCGTCGCCGCCGCCCCCGTTGTCGCCAAATACGCCGCCGCCCCGGTCGTCGCCAAGTACGCCGCCCCCGTCCACTACGCCGCACCAGCTGCTCACGTCAGCTACGCCGCCCCAGTTGCTCACGCTCCCCTTGCCTACGCCGCCGCTCCAGCTGCCCATTACACCTACTCGGCTCCAGCTGTCGCTCATCCAGCTCCTCTTACTTACTCCGCGTACGCCGCTCCGTCAGCTCACGTGACCTACTCTGCTCCCGCCTACGCTTACCATCATTGAGTTTAAATTACTAGtgatacttattgttagcccCGAATAAAACATGATATACCAGTAAATAGTATGCACTCATTTTAAGACATTTTTGGGATCGATCGCTCTCGGATATTGCACTTTTTACGACTccgttcgtttcttcttcttctccacgTTTTCGTGATAGTAGATTTCCAGAGCGTAGCAGACGGTGCTGATCAGCAATCCGGCTATCAGAATGTAGAAAGCCGTGAGTTGCGTGttcatcgacaattttttcggCGATCTTTCGGTGATGTTTGGAATAACGATCTCCTTCAAGAGGGCGTAGAAATGGGCCTCGTTGTCCCAATAGTCCTGCAAGCCAGCTTCTTGACACGCGCGAATCACCTCGTCGAGTTTTTCGAGGTACGGCGAACCGTAGGGGAACGTCTGCCCCAGTAAACCCGGCAGAGCGTAGTCAGCCACCACGTGGTAAAGGGGCTGCCCGTTCTCGGAAAGTACCTTCCACTTGACGACGAAGTGAGCGATTATGCAAGGAAACGCGAACGCCTCGTCTCTGTGAATTCGCATTTCTTCGACGAAGTTCGTGAAGGGGATCACCTTGACGCCGGATTCGGCGCTCGTGCGGAAGAAGGTGGCGACGTTTTTGTAGGTGCGGACGGTTTTCACCTTCGCGTACAAGTCGCGCAGCGTGTCGATCTCGGGGTAATAGGTCTCGGTGGCCAGAGCCGTGTAAAGGGCGCCCTGATAAGCGCTGAGAATCAGCAACGACCATACGGTCAATACGAGAAACAGGCTTTTCTCCAATAGTCCGTGGTGCCTGGGTGCcaaatttttacccaaaaaaATCCCGAAGGTTCTCAGAAGTGCGTTGTCGTTTATGTTTCGCAATTTGTAAAATACGTGGGAGTAGAGGGCGAAGGTCAACAGACCGGCGGCCGTGCAGATCCACGTGACGTTGTCGTATATACCGAAAATACTCGGTGTTTTAATGCCGCTTTTACGTACCAAAATGCAAAGGTCGTCCCTACCAACCGGATAGCCCAGTTCGGTGCGTATCGGAAAACCCAAACTGTTCGGGACGACGTTCAGCCACAATTCGAAGGTATCGAAGGTTCGATCCAACCAGCGCATCATGCGCCAGCTGTAGTTGGCGTACACCGTTATTCCGTCGCTCTCCAGATTGACGTAACGCGACGTGGCGTTCACGCTGTAGAAGAATGCCTCGgagaattcgaaattcgatcCCAGCATTCTGTGAGTTCCGGTTTCCGGTACCCAGACCGCGTGGTCGTCGTAGGAGTACGGAACGAACTTGACGCGTATCGGATGTCCGTTCatgtttcgcaattttttgtaGAACATTCGCGACCAGCCGACCTTCTCGACCGTTTCGCGGGGCTTCCTCAAGTAGGGATTGTAGGTGAATGCCTCGTCGCTGTTGCGAACGATCAGAGCTGCGTTGAGAACCTGTCGTTTCCAAAATTCGGCGAACACTCTTTCCATCTGCGATTCGTCCGGTTTTTCAACGGCGAATATCAGATGCCGGGCTCTCGGGTTCCACGAAAATTTCTCCCTCAGCTTAACGAAGTGAGCGGAAAACTCGTCCAATCGTTTCGTGAGAATCAAAACGAACTTGTAATAGCCCACCTCGGGATTGAAACTGCTTTCGTTCTCCGGTGCGAATTTCTCCGCGACACCCGTACCGACCGTCAGAAACGAGTGTCTCGACTCGTTCATTAGAACGCCGAGGACTCGCCGACACGTCGAGCATCCGCTGCTCGAGAGGACGACGTTTATTTTGTGGTTCCCCGAgttttttatctccatttcGCGGAGCAAGGACTTCCAATCGTACCTCAGCTCCTCGGCGTCGTCGAGGCTTCTCCCCAGTAGAGACTCCCGTGCGAATGCCGTTCGGAGCCCGAGttggaaaaataggaaaacgaTCGCGCCCCACGCGAAACGTCTCTTCATAGCTTCTCCTCGCCGACTACCCTTCGAAAGTTCTCGTTGAAATGATCCGTCGACAACGGCGGATACCTgggattatatttatacgaagtTCGAACCTCGGGCGCTGAGAGGCACGACGAATATTCTCCGAAGGGAATTTCGTGTGAACGATCGGAGATAAGCGGATCGCCGTAAACGCTTCGAAATACTCGAGGGACATTATCGAGGCAATAACGATACGATTTTATCTGTCGCCGCTGAGATCCGATAGCGAATACTATATTATGACACGATGCCTCCCCcgttattcattcatccacTCTTGAAATTTAGCGCGATCGAATCAATCGACGAACCCGTGACAAGGGGAACGTGCGATTTTAAAAAGTGGCGACAGCCATTCCGTATTCACCGATAACGCTCGTACTTAATATCTCATCATCGACGATGCATTAGCCTCGTTCGAAACCCATTATTATAATGGAAAAGTGAACCGATGACGATCGGAGCCagatcgtcgttattattccgCCATTTGTAATCTGGCGGATCTGATTACGAAGCGATTACGTGACACCTCTCGAGTTTCAGCTACTTGCGAAGTGCTCGTGGAAACGATTAGCCTCATCCGGTACCTGGtgcgtcaaaaattttctccaaatatCATCGACCGCTTAAAAAAAGGACCTCGGTCATTGGTTCGCGGCATCCGACGATGACTCTCGGAAACAAGTTTCAACGGTCGGTACAGTTATGAGGTGATAGGATCGATTTTTTGTCCCAAGGTCGTACGCGGTCGTACAATGAGGTATCACCGAGTGAATTccgttggaataaaaaattcaaaggtgTAACAATGGTCTACGGTATCGAATTCAATTCCGAGATGCTTCCGACAACGGAATCGGCGTATCCCGATTCAGGTGGAGCCGAAAAACCTCTTCGGACCTCCCGAGGGTTGTTTTTCATTACAATCGATGTCCTCTGCTCCCGCAATTGAATCCGAGCTCGGGTCGGATCGGTTCAGGTAATTCGGTCCCATTAACGTGAGACCCCCAGCAATCTCCGTCGTATCGAGTGACACGCGCGGAGTCTAAGCTGCATTGCACAATCGGTACTTATCGTCGAGCAACAAGCTGAAACAAAAGCCGAGCGAATATCGGCAGGAGGTGGGTGCATTTTTGAGATCGGTTCAGTATAAAAGTGGAAGCGAATCGCTTACGATTATCAGTCGATTGTTCTCGTCAGAAACTGGAAACATGTTCAAGGTTTGTGAAAATCGCCGATCGACGTCAGTCCTTCTATCGTTTCGGGAACAAAAATacggaaatcatttttttccagctcACCGTCTTCGGCGCCGTCCTCGCTCTCGCCACCGCAAATTTTCTGACCAATCAACGCCCGCCGGAAGTCTCGTCTCCCTCGAACTCACCGCAGCCGTCGAGTTTCCCGAGAAGTCCCACGGGTCTTGCCCAGGTAACGGCTTATTCGAAGTCCATCGAAACGCCCTACCCCAATCACCCGAGATCCGATGTCCACCCCGGCAACGGGAGCCCCGTTTCCTACTCCCAGGGGATCCCTGCGGGCGGATACAACGTCCACGCAACCGGTGAATCCAGCGGCTTTCCTTCGGGACCGGGGAGCGTCGCCCAGGTCACCGGCTACGGTACAGCTCCGCTCGCTTTTGCCGCATCGCCTTCGTTGAACCACCGAGTTTCCGGCTACCGAGGCTCCTCTTTCGCCGATCACGCCGTAGGCACCACCCGGGAGAGCACCGTCCAATCGGACGACGGAAATCACGCCGTCACCCACTACACCAAGGCCGTTGACACCGCTTATTCCAGCGTGAGGAAATCCGAGAACCAGAACGCCAACGACGCGAAAATAATCGCCTCGGCACCGTCTCTGACCTACACCACCGCGGCCGCGGCGGCGGCTGCTTTCACCACCCCGATCGTCGCGAAGGACGCTTACGTGGGACACGCCAACCCTGCGGTCGCTTATTCCTCTCAGGCACCGGCCGTGGCGCACGCCAGTTTCGAAGGTCTGGGAACTCGATACAGCTGGTGAAGAGGAAAGACGAAGAGAGATATTTTAAAACGACCTCCGCTATGTGTGTAGTTATCGCCGATTCTTTGTTcagagagaagaaatcgttacgttgattagaaaatttagaggagaatgaatcgaaaattggaaaagaaacgcgtacgcgtttgtcaaaatttgaggtttagGTTTTTTGGGTAAATTATTGTGATTCGTTTAGCCGACGATTTAActgaattgaaatatatacTTTATGgacatttgattattttttagatTCTCCCATTTATTCGAATTCCAATGGTGGGATTGAATGTCTTGTGAATAATTGTCGATGCCACGATCGTATTCCGACCTGGATTCTGTTCTCTGAAAAGAAACTTCGCCATGTCCAACCTTTTCCGCGAAACGACGCATCCATTAGAATTGCTCAAGATGTCGCGATAAATTCcggtgaaattaatcgagcTTCCAAAAGCTTCCGACTCCCcgtcgaacgaaatttatttaataaattactGCAGTTCGATTTCTGCAATTGCGAAATCGGTATCACGTTATGGCTCACCTTACTCAACATCGCagaagaaagtgaaaatagaaaaaccgcACGTCAAATATAACCGCGATTCTATACGTCATCGTGAAAGAGTCAAGGTCGTTTCTTCGATGCACGCAGCTTCGTCATCGCGATCGCGATTGACACGTGAATCCCATGCCGATTGATACctatttataatatgtatcGCGCCGTCGCCGACGCTCCGGCGAAATTTCTATCGCGGTAAATAGTTACGACCCTCATTCGCATTCATTTCTGGCGCACGTCATACCTACACCTCTCGTTATTCAATCGACGTACGTCGCACGTCCATCGATCAAAAATAACCGACACGCGACACGATTGGCATCGATTTTTTCCACAGGTGAAACAGACCGACTCTCGCCGCGAGTTCCATTGACTCGGGAAAAGAGGatagaagacaaaaaaaagaaaacgttcaCATCCTAGACGTGAATTGGGTAAACGGCCCTGCGACGAATTATTTCGATAACCGTTTCTACAAGCTAAGTGATATTTATTGGCATACGTAACGATACAATAATACGACAGTCGTGTTCAAGTTGACTCACAATTTACAAATAGAGCTTCTCTAGTACAATTCTCGTTCTTGTCTAATGCGAGTAGGAGAACAGGGGAGTGGAGTAGCTGACGTGGGTGATGGGGGCTGCGTAGGACAGAGCGGGGGCGGCGATTTTCGCCGGGGCGTAAGCCGGCGCCGCGTaaacgggggcgggggcgggcgCGTAAGCGGCGAGCTTGACGACCGGCGCTGAATGGGCGAGGGGCGCCGCGACCTTGGCGGCGACGACGGGGGCGGCGACGCCGCCCTTGACGAAGCCTGCCTCCTTCCTTATCACGGCGTTGAAACCGTTCTCCGGGTCGGCCGTGTAATCGACGATGCGTCTCGAGCCGTCGGCCTCGACGAGGCTGTAGCTTCCCTCGACCACGTCGCCGTTCCGGGTCTCGCGCTGCTCCTTGTAGTCCCCGGTCAGGGAGTCCTGGACGTCGTAGGCGTAGCTGTACTGGGGATGGGGGTCGAAGTCGGCGTCGACGGTTTTCGACGTAGCTATCGGCGCCGCCGCGTAAGAAATGTGCCCGTCGTACGGCCCCGGAATCAAACCCGCACTCGCCGCTGACGCGAGGGCCACCAAAGCGACGATctggaaaatgagagaaaataatcgttcgaaaatcgtgcgaattcggactttagaaaacTATGAGAAAGGGAAAACGatggtgatgaaaaattgacgtcgACAGCGAAAGAGGCCGATGAGATTTTTCGGTTTCAGACGGCGTATCGAAATTACCTTTGCTGCCATGTTGATCGGTGTGGAGTAGAGCGCGTTTCGTTCGATACTGTGTCCCGGTAAGGGTCTCGGGTATTTATAGGACCCATGGAACCGGGCGTTTACGGTTGATGTCCCATAAGCGGTTGCGTAACGAGACGATCCGGCGGGTTTCGGACCCGCGATGCAATTTCCACCCCTCCTCGGCTCCGGGGTCCTCGCGGCCATAGGACGCCCCCGGTCTCCGCTGTTGCACACCTCCGATGTATTCCAGGTTCGTCGAGCGTCGCGTTGCGTCGCCAGCCCGATATTATTCGCTTTCACCGAAAACACGGGGGATAGCCGTGTTCGTCCTGCCCGGTGCAACGACTCGCCCGCTAAGTGCAACGGCGCGTCTACCGTCTGCCGCGCCCAAATGGAGATCAAGGTTTCCGTATCCCGTGGGTCACGACGTTCCTTCTTCGCGTCCCAGAGGAGCGTGAAAATCGGCGACCGACGcgttcgcaaaatttttcacctactTCGAAAAAACGAGcggaaaaattgcatctcgacgGCCGTTGCGCGTCTCGTTGAAGTTCTCGCACCTGCGGGTTACACGCGTGTTCCGCTCAACGTATCTCATCGTTAGGCCCGTTTGATGTGGGCCAACGGGGCGTCGCTCGGGAGGTTACATGTGAGCGATCGTTTTAACGAGTCGCCGATCTCGAAGTTTCAGCTCCGCGCACTGCACCTTCCAATTTCTGCATACCTGACCTCGTCGCGCGAAACCACGTAGACGAGTCGACTGCAACCTGCTTCTCTTTTGCGGGTGCACCGTGCGGAGGACGTAACACGAGAACATTACGCCATccgaaaagaaagagagaacagggggaaaaaaacgtaagTCGCGAGGGTGCGGATCATTCGGCGACCTTGGAACAAAATTAACCCCGTCGCGGGACGACGAAGAGGCGGATCGTTCGAGAGGTCGTTGAATTCTGTCGCTATAAATCTGTAGCAAAATTATACGGGCGTAAAATATGCGACGTATCATATACTCGAGAAGAGAACCATGTAGGTATTCTGGAATTgattaacgaataaaaagtCGCTgatctttttgtttgtttgttttttttttttttttcgagcgagTATATCGGAGTGAACAGCGGGCGTGAAGTAAAACGATCTACATAAGTTTGTACTTCAATAAAATCAGCGGACCGAGCCAAGTGTATTTTGCAAGAACCGGCGGAGATAAAAACTCGAGCAGATGGAAGGCGATCGTTGTACGCGTATGTAAATTTCAGCGCATTTACATTGCGGCCTCACAACTCGAGATCATCGGGAGGATATTTGACGTAGAGAATTGCGACCGCGTCCAAATCTGGACCGACGTTTTCGACCGTTTGCGAATCCGATACCGATGCGACGAAGCCTCGCGTATATCAACCGTGTATTTGTTGAAATTGTAATTACGCAAATTTTTAAACGCATCGAGGCCTCGCGTCGGGGCTCGGGGGTCCCGAATTCACCGCAATATATTCGGACGCGTTAAAGCGAGAACAACTTCATTTTATACTTCcagcgatatacgtacatacgtatacatatatgcgtcaGGCAACCCAGTTTCGAGACTGACGGGCGAGGAAAACCATCTGGCACAATTAGCGTCCGCGCTCCGACCTTTGATCTTATTTTTACACGGGACGAAATTCGCGAAAGTTCACTCGTTCCGAACGATCGAGGTGCGACGTTTcaattctccaattttttttcaaaacctcgAAGGATATAGAAACGGacgaaattcattgaaaacgAATTGACGGGCTGAAAAAAACTATGCCGATAGCCAAGAGGGATCGACCCGCAGAACCGGAAACGCTCGCACCCGTGTAATTCGCGatacaaataattatcgtaattGCGTAAACGCACACGTTGTGCGTAAATTACGTGACGATTTCACCGTCGCCAAAACCCGCGctcttttcatatttttttccccgttatttttttattacgtggaaaaattcaaccgcgTCACGTGGAGGTAACGAGTCGTTCCgcgggcgttttttttttgctggaaattgatatttttctaaatcCGTTTCgacgattaataataattttaagaaTGAAACGGAGGGCTGGCGACACCGCGTACGGAAATCCCAATCCGAAAAAAGGTATGACGCAACGCTGACGGGAGCAAATTGTCTGTAATGAGATGGACGAGATGTCGGATAATAATCGGGAATTCGGATCGACGTTTGGCTGCTCTCTCGCTCCTCACTCGCGACAGACGTAAGTGTATCGACGAGCCACCGAGTCGCCTaaatacaaataatttatactcgtacaatatttatatttgtagaCGGTAAGCGGGGTTGCGCAATCGAAAGCAAAAGAATTTGGACGCCTTTCTCCCGGGTTACCGCGAACTTCGAGAATCGCTGAAATCGGAACTTCGTCGCGATATTTGGCCGGCCTTACCGCGTCCGAGAACTGTGCCCTGCCCGCACTCGGCCCTCCCCAGTTTCAACGAGCGCAGGGAGATAATAGAATTTCAGCGTCAATAATCCGTAACTCGAATTGACGGTGATCGTCGCTTGCGGTCTTCCTTGTCGCGCGCTGCCGATCCTCCCCGGGCATTTACCGTTCGCGCTGCAGCTCGAGATCGTTAATCGTGAGAATAATTGTGGGCGTGTGCGCGCGATTATTCTTACTTACGACTAATGTACGTGTACCGGTACACCTATCCGATAAGTATACGAGTTCGGGCGGACTGGTTTTTTACGTAATAACTCGAACgcgcgaataataattaataagcgCTTCCACATCTACTCCGAATGTTCGGAGAGCCGTAAACGAGATACGGGAGACGGGGTAATCGATCCCGCTCCGTAATtcgaacaaagaaaaacgaaatttccaGGTCACC
Proteins encoded in this window:
- the LOC105686630 gene encoding larval cuticle protein A3A-like — protein: MAFKLIAFAALVAAANAGAIPAPLAYAAAPAYAHAAPVAYAAPIAKTVVTKTVDADYDPHPQYSYAYDVQDSITGDNKQQHETRDGDVVQGSYSLVEADGSRRTVDYTADPVNGFNAVVHKEPAGVAIKTVAAAPVVAKYAAAPVVAKYAAPVHYAAPAAHVSYAAPVAHAPLAYAAAPAAHYTYSAPAVAHPAPLTYSAYAAPSAHVTYSAPAYAYHH
- the LOC105686184 gene encoding uncharacterized protein LOC105686184, producing MKRRFAWGAIVFLFFQLGLRTAFARESLLGRSLDDAEELRYDWKSLLREMEIKNSGNHKINVVLSSSGCSTCRRVLGVLMNESRHSFLTVGTGVAEKFAPENESSFNPEVGYYKFVLILTKRLDEFSAHFVKLREKFSWNPRARHLIFAVEKPDESQMERVFAEFWKRQVLNAALIVRNSDEAFTYNPYLRKPRETVEKVGWSRMFYKKLRNMNGHPIRVKFVPYSYDDHAVWVPETGTHRMLGSNFEFSEAFFYSVNATSRYVNLESDGITVYANYSWRMMRWLDRTFDTFELWLNVVPNSLGFPIRTELGYPVGRDDLCILVRKSGIKTPSIFGIYDNVTWICTAAGLLTFALYSHVFYKLRNINDNALLRTFGIFLGKNLAPRHHGLLEKSLFLVLTVWSLLILSAYQGALYTALATETYYPEIDTLRDLYAKVKTVRTYKNVATFFRTSAESGVKVIPFTNFVEEMRIHRDEAFAFPCIIAHFVVKWKVLSENGQPLYHVVADYALPGLLGQTFPYGSPYLEKLDEVIRACQEAGLQDYWDNEAHFYALLKEIVIPNITERSPKKLSMNTQLTAFYILIAGLLISTVCYALEIYYHENVEKKKKRTES
- the LOC105686628 gene encoding larval/pupal cuticle protein H1C-like, producing the protein MFKLTVFGAVLALATANFLTNQRPPEVSSPSNSPQPSSFPRSPTGLAQVTAYSKSIETPYPNHPRSDVHPGNGSPVSYSQGIPAGGYNVHATGESSGFPSGPGSVAQVTGYGTAPLAFAASPSLNHRVSGYRGSSFADHAVGTTRESTVQSDDGNHAVTHYTKAVDTAYSSVRKSENQNANDAKIIASAPSLTYTTAAAAAAAFTTPIVAKDAYVGHANPAVAYSSQAPAVAHASFEGLGTRYSW
- the LOC105686186 gene encoding cuticle protein 21-like, whose amino-acid sequence is MAARTPEPRRGGNCIAGPKPAGSSRYATAYGTSTVNARFHGSYKYPRPLPGHSIERNALYSTPINMAAKIVALVALASAASAGLIPGPYDGHISYAAAPIATSKTVDADFDPHPQYSYAYDVQDSLTGDYKEQRETRNGDVVEGSYSLVEADGSRRIVDYTADPENGFNAVIRKEAGFVKGGVAAPVVAAKVAAPLAHSAPVVKLAAYAPAPAPVYAAPAYAPAKIAAPALSYAAPITHVSYSTPLFSYSH